One window of the Pradoshia eiseniae genome contains the following:
- a CDS encoding tyrosine-type recombinase/integrase, which produces MEYVDPIKDIRKIAAIKRILKKQSLRDLLLFVFGINTGLRVSELLSLRVADIWEDGKFKEFLYIKDAKTSEERAFYLNQNVRDAAKHYLDTFDFCADDYLFKSKKNQLPISRQQAYRIINCAAKEAGIPGKIGTHTLRKTFGYHAYRKGIAISILMNIYHHHSPAETLRYLGIDKDEKLPVKVDVNL; this is translated from the coding sequence TTGGAATACGTTGATCCCATAAAGGATATCCGCAAGATTGCAGCCATTAAAAGGATTCTTAAAAAGCAGTCTTTGCGTGATTTGCTGTTATTTGTTTTTGGAATAAATACGGGCCTCCGCGTCAGCGAACTGCTCTCTTTACGCGTAGCAGATATCTGGGAAGATGGGAAGTTCAAGGAGTTCCTGTATATAAAAGATGCCAAGACTTCTGAGGAGAGAGCCTTTTATCTTAACCAAAATGTAAGGGATGCTGCGAAACATTATCTAGATACCTTTGATTTCTGTGCGGATGACTATTTATTTAAATCCAAAAAGAACCAGCTGCCCATCTCTAGACAGCAGGCTTATCGAATCATTAACTGTGCTGCTAAGGAAGCAGGAATACCGGGGAAGATTGGTACCCATACCTTACGGAAGACATTTGGTTATCATGCCTATCGAAAAGGAATTGCGATATCAATCCTGATGAACATTTATCATCATCACAGTCCCGCAGAAACATTGCGGTATTTAGGAATCGACAAGGATGAAAAACTTCCTGTTAAAGTGGATGTGAACTTATAA
- a CDS encoding Na+/H+ antiporter subunit A, producing MINLMILLPFFFAVLIPFLHRLFNNKLHIGWLVLFLPAIIFTFLLQYIPITQAGDTWTSEMKWLPSFGLNFTAYVDGLSLLFSLLITGVGALVILYSVFYMSRQREALHNFYVYLMLFMGAMLGVVFSDNVIVLYVFWELTSISSFLLIAYWYHRRKSRDGAQKSMLITIFGGLSMLAGLLLLSIITDTYSIREMISQADSMKEHILFLPAMILILLGAFTKSAQFPFSLWLPDAMEAPTPISAYLHSATMVKAGIYLVARLTPVFGGDAIWFWTVSLVGITTLLYGSWNAVRQKDLKALLAYSTISQLGLIMSLLGLGSAAVYFGYGDESKVYAVAIMAAVFHLVNHSTFKGSLFMVVGIIDHETGTRNLQRLGGLMSLMPISFTITMIGSFSMAGLPPFNGFLSKEMFFTGVVNASGMDLFGMETLGMIFPIVAWAASVLTFVYCMILVFQTFTGAHKPELLFKVAHEPPIGMLIPPALLAIFVVVIFFFPNVLAKYILDPAFIAILPDYAAQGGLGKEISAWHGFNTELLMTIGVVLFGLVLYKLLPKWIKVFSWYPQSLTFNHIYNGALQLMESVSGMVTKKYMTGYTRDYLIYIFVFFIFIVGGSLWLFNGFTFDMSNDSPVSIYEAVMVIGMVAAATIALCSQHRLTSIIAVGALGYLVSILFVIFQAPDLALTQLVVETVTVALFLLCFYHLPELRREISKVRFKFTNMLISVGVGLTVTLLALSANGTRLFETISGYFEDSYALAGAKNIVNATLVDFRGLDTMVEVTVLCIAGLAVFTLIKVNVAGRDKK from the coding sequence ATGATTAACTTAATGATTTTATTGCCGTTTTTCTTTGCGGTTTTGATACCCTTCCTCCACCGTCTTTTTAATAATAAATTACATATTGGCTGGTTAGTTCTTTTTTTGCCGGCTATTATCTTTACCTTCCTACTACAGTATATTCCCATAACACAGGCTGGAGATACTTGGACGAGTGAAATGAAATGGCTTCCTTCGTTCGGGCTTAATTTTACAGCCTATGTTGACGGGTTATCCCTCCTATTCAGTTTGCTGATCACCGGTGTTGGCGCACTCGTCATTCTCTATTCAGTATTCTATATGTCCAGGCAGCGTGAAGCGCTTCATAACTTTTATGTATATTTGATGCTGTTTATGGGTGCCATGCTAGGAGTCGTTTTCTCAGATAATGTTATTGTCCTTTACGTATTCTGGGAACTGACCAGCATTTCCTCCTTCTTGCTGATTGCCTATTGGTACCACCGGCGAAAATCCAGAGACGGAGCTCAAAAGTCGATGCTGATTACCATCTTCGGCGGGTTATCGATGCTGGCCGGGCTGCTGCTTCTATCCATCATCACAGATACCTATAGCATCCGTGAAATGATATCCCAAGCAGATTCGATGAAGGAACATATCCTTTTCCTGCCGGCTATGATTTTAATCTTACTGGGAGCTTTCACTAAATCAGCGCAGTTTCCATTCAGTCTCTGGCTGCCTGATGCGATGGAGGCACCGACACCAATCAGTGCTTATCTCCATTCAGCTACAATGGTCAAAGCCGGGATCTATTTGGTGGCAAGGCTAACCCCAGTGTTCGGCGGTGATGCCATTTGGTTCTGGACCGTATCTTTGGTCGGAATCACAACCCTATTATATGGATCCTGGAACGCAGTCCGGCAAAAAGACTTAAAGGCGCTGCTTGCGTATTCGACAATCAGTCAGCTCGGCTTAATCATGAGCCTGCTCGGACTTGGATCTGCTGCGGTTTACTTCGGCTATGGCGATGAATCTAAAGTATATGCGGTCGCCATCATGGCGGCTGTATTCCACTTGGTTAATCATTCAACCTTCAAAGGAAGCTTATTCATGGTGGTCGGGATTATTGACCATGAGACAGGCACCCGGAATCTGCAAAGACTTGGCGGTTTAATGAGCCTTATGCCGATTTCTTTCACAATCACGATGATTGGAAGCTTTTCGATGGCAGGCTTACCGCCATTCAACGGTTTTTTGAGTAAGGAGATGTTTTTTACCGGAGTGGTGAACGCCTCTGGGATGGATCTATTCGGAATGGAAACACTCGGAATGATTTTCCCTATTGTCGCTTGGGCAGCTAGTGTCCTGACGTTTGTCTACTGTATGATTCTTGTCTTTCAGACATTCACAGGTGCGCATAAACCAGAGCTCCTGTTTAAGGTCGCTCACGAACCGCCTATTGGCATGCTGATTCCGCCTGCTCTTTTGGCCATATTCGTTGTAGTGATTTTCTTTTTCCCTAACGTTTTGGCCAAATACATTTTGGATCCCGCCTTCATCGCAATCTTGCCCGACTATGCGGCCCAAGGCGGACTCGGCAAGGAAATTTCCGCCTGGCATGGCTTTAACACAGAGCTATTAATGACAATCGGTGTCGTCCTTTTCGGACTCGTACTCTATAAGCTTTTGCCAAAGTGGATCAAGGTATTCAGCTGGTACCCGCAAAGCCTGACATTTAACCATATATATAACGGGGCATTGCAGCTGATGGAGTCCGTTTCTGGCATGGTCACGAAGAAGTACATGACGGGATATACACGTGATTACCTGATTTATATTTTTGTATTTTTCATCTTTATCGTTGGCGGTTCTTTGTGGCTGTTCAATGGTTTCACTTTTGATATGTCCAATGATTCACCAGTGAGCATTTATGAAGCTGTCATGGTCATTGGCATGGTGGCGGCTGCAACGATTGCATTGTGCTCCCAGCATCGGTTAACATCCATTATCGCTGTTGGCGCCCTTGGGTATCTAGTATCCATCCTATTCGTTATATTCCAGGCACCCGATCTTGCGCTGACACAATTGGTTGTGGAAACAGTGACGGTTGCGTTATTCCTGCTTTGCTTCTATCACCTGCCTGAGCTTCGAAGGGAGATTAGTAAAGTGCGTTTCAAATTCACCAATATGCTAATCTCAGTTGGAGTCGGGCTCACCGTAACACTTTTGGCCCTCTCTGCCAATGGTACGCGGTTATTTGAAACAATATCTGGATATTTCGAGGATTCCTATGCGCTTGCAGGAGCTAAGAATATCGTAAACGCAACCTTGGTCGACTTTAGGGGGCTTGATACGATGGTCGAAGTGACGGTCCTGTGTATTGCTGGATTGGCTGTATTTACATTAATCAAGGTCAATGTTGCAGGGAGGGATAAAAAATGA
- a CDS encoding universal stress protein has translation MKKCKSRMDESILVCVYYGPNGDRLIQRGSKIANMLDCPLYILTVDPSPFDELDAEKSESIERWRQLAEELEAEEFILKDNEKRPFAKVIADVAREKQISQIIIGQTAQSRWEQIAKGSIINTLLRDIPFVDLHIVSVARALRDDPDGLYEKGVRAYLEKEGDLYRLSFEHTKESVYEGIFFKEIGTDFNTGIFKFMKNNQTLQVTVTDDYVKEGL, from the coding sequence ATGAAAAAATGCAAAAGCCGAATGGATGAAAGCATACTTGTATGCGTCTATTACGGCCCCAATGGTGATCGCTTAATCCAGCGCGGCAGCAAAATCGCCAATATGCTGGATTGTCCCCTGTACATCTTAACAGTGGACCCAAGCCCTTTTGATGAACTAGACGCTGAGAAGTCCGAGAGTATCGAAAGATGGCGTCAGCTCGCTGAAGAGTTGGAAGCAGAGGAATTTATTTTAAAAGATAATGAGAAAAGACCGTTTGCAAAAGTAATAGCGGATGTCGCGCGTGAAAAACAGATATCACAGATTATTATTGGTCAAACGGCACAAAGCCGCTGGGAACAGATTGCTAAAGGTTCAATTATAAATACTTTGTTGCGGGATATTCCTTTTGTTGATCTTCATATTGTCTCCGTCGCCCGGGCATTGAGGGATGATCCGGACGGCCTTTATGAAAAAGGTGTGCGTGCCTATCTCGAGAAAGAAGGAGATCTTTATCGTTTGAGCTTCGAGCACACAAAGGAAAGTGTGTATGAAGGGATTTTCTTTAAAGAAATTGGCACGGATTTCAATACCGGAATCTTTAAATTCATGAAAAACAACCAAACACTGCAAGTGACAGTGACGGATGACTATGTTAAAGAAGGCTTATAA